caacctactgaatgggagaaaatatttgcaaagtttatgtctgataaagagttaatgtcaaaatatataaacaactcatacaactcaatatcaaaaaacaaaccacctgattaaaaaatgggcagaagacttgaatagacattttttcaaagaagacatacagatggccaacaggcacatgaaaagatgctcaacattgctaatcatcagggaaaccacaaatcaaaaccacagtgagacagcatctcataccggtcagaatggctatcatcaaaaagaccacaaataacaaacgttagcaaggatgtggagaaaagtgaacccttgtgcaccattggtgggaatgtaaactggtgcagccattgGAAAAGACTATGgagattcttaaaaaaaactaaaaatagaactatcacatgccccagaaattccactcctgggtataatatccaaagaaaatgaaaacactaatttgaaaagatatatgcaccccaatgttcatagcagcattatttataatagccaagtgtccatcaacagatgaatggataaagaagatgtggtgtatatacacatattaatcaTAAAAAAGgctgaaattttgtcatttgcaacaacacagatggacctggagagtattatgcttagtgaaataagtcagagagaaacaaatactgtatattatcacttatatgtggaatccaaaaaaaacaaacaaaccaaacaaataaatataacaaaacagaaacagattcacagatacagagaacaaactctACCAGTGGGGGGAGGGCAAGGCatgggtaggggattaagaggtataaactattatgtataaaaagaataagatacacagatatattgtacagcacagggaatacagccaatattttacaaaactttaaatggagtataatctataaaaatattgaatcactatgctgtacacctgaaactaataaaatattgtatttaatttaaaaaataaaatgaaataaataaacttccCTTATATAAAGGTTGACCATACTTCACAATTTTTCCAGGACAATCCAATTTTTAACAGTGTGCTTATTAACAGCACTTACTTTTGTTCACCAAAACTCCCTGTTTGGACATTGAATTATATGGACCTCCTGCTTACATACCACACTTTGGTAACATGAAccatctttcttcttctctttctctctctgcgtAGGTGAGTTGATGATACAGTTTCTGTGCTTTGGTGGCTGTAGTATTAACAGAAGAGCTTAAGTTATTAAACCAGGCAGCTTTAATCTGTGAGTTCTCCTGAAGCAGTGAGGATTAATGTATTTTTACTGCAGAGCCAATGTAGCTATTCCATCGACCTAGGGTTTGCTTCCAGCAACCCCCAAACTGGCCCCACTGCCTTTCTCTAGACGCACTTCCCAACCGTGAAGGATGCGATGGAATTTTACCTGGAGATTGACCCTGTCACCTTGAACCTGATCATCCTAGTTGCGAGCTACGTCATCTTGCTCCTGGTTTTCCTCATCTCCTGCGTGCTGTATGACTGCCGAGGCAAGGACCCCAGTAAGGAGTATGCACCTGAGGCCACCCTGGACGCCCAGTCCTCCATCCACCTGGTGGTGATGCAGCAAAGTGCTCCGCGGGCCCACTGGGCAAGGGGCCCTGGCCTTCATTTTGGGAATCGTGCTCCTCTAGGGAAGAGAAGCACAATGGTGTGAAGCTGGCTGAAGGATACTGGGGAGAGAGCACTAGACATTCTGGACAAAACTTTCCCCACGTGGCTACAATTCTCTCGGCACACAGGTCCTGCTTGGCTATGTAAGTGGGAGCTCtgcctttctttctgctttctcgTCATCCTCCTTGAGGGTGAAGCAACTGTTTAAGGTAAGAAGCCCACGGCGACCTTTGGTCAAGGTCTCCAGATGCAAAATCTCAGCAATACTATTGCTTAGTGAAGCTGGTTACAAGTACATTCCTGATGAAGCTCTCCTTGCAACTTCTGGGAGAGATTGACATTTGAGAAAGGGTTTAAAGAAGCGAGTGCAatggtgtggggggggggtgaggAATGGGACTAGATCAAATCTATCCTATACTTAGCAAATCCTTTCTTTTCAAGGCAACCACTGAACTTTTccagattttagatttttattatttctaaaggtATCAGCTCTTCACATTCATTCCTCACTGTGAGTCAATATGGTGAACACAGTAACCATAGAGCATGGTGGTTTACTGACAAAGCTTGGAGCCTGGGTTCAGACCCTGCCTCcttcacttactggctgtgtgaccagaGCCATTTGTTTGTGCCTCAGGACTAGTGGGAGGACCTCCAGGCTGTTTGGAgtatttaaatgagtgaattcaCTGAAAACACCTGAGACAGTACTTGGCACGTAGGGTTAGCTGTTATgatgaatattaatattattccCTTTCATACTTCTCATCAAGAAGTTTAATCTCCAGTCCTCAAATCTGACCTGGTCCAATGCAAAGTTACTGAGGTCCCATGGCTTGGTGTTTCAGTCCCCCCAGCACTACTTGCTGTCTTCCTGTTCCCTTTCTTTGCTGCTActaactataaatttgtttttctgctcattcacttattttcacaattttgaatTAGTAtctccattgtgtatgtatgttttttattAATCCTCCCTGCTCTGAGCTCGGAGCAACTTACATGTTCACTTGGTGATTTACTAA
This region of Physeter macrocephalus isolate SW-GA chromosome 14, ASM283717v5, whole genome shotgun sequence genomic DNA includes:
- the SMIM36 gene encoding small integral membrane protein 36, whose protein sequence is MEFYLEIDPVTLNLIILVASYVILLLVFLISCVLYDCRGKDPSKEYAPEATLDAQSSIHLVVMQQSAPRAHWARGPGLHFGNRAPLGKRSTMV